GGAATATAATGCCTCATCGGGCTGCAGATGGCTCATGAACAGTTGTAAAATTAACTAGACGGATAGATGACGCGCGCCAAAGCGCCCATCCCCCATCCCATATCAAAAAAACAGGTGCAGGTAATCCCGCAGCTCCTCATGGAGGATCTTCAGGGCCTTTCCCATCTGGTTCTCAACAGTTTTAACGGAAATATTCATCACGGTGGCGATCTCGGCATATTTCAATTGCTCCTTCCGGCTCAGGACAAACACCTCCCGGCAGCGCTCGGGCAGCTTCCCCAGGGCCTGCTCCAGGCGGCCTTCCAGCTCCCGCGCCTGGACGGACAGCTGAACCGAATCCTCCTGCATCCTCCCGAAGGAAGTCTCTTTTTCGGTCCGCACCTGCTGCTTCCGCCATTGGCTGATGGCCATATTCCGGATGGAAGTGAACAGATACGACCGTTCCGACCCGGAAATACGGATCTGCTCCCGCTTTTCCCATAACTGGGAGAAGACGAGCTGCACCACTTCCTCCGCCTCCCAGGGGTCGCCGGTGTAGTGCACGGCAAAGGCAAGACAGTGGCTGTGATGCTCCCGGAAGAGCCTTTCAAATGCAGCGAGGTCCAACATGATCGTTGCGGCAAAATTAGGCGGCCGGGATACATAAACCAAATAGGTGTTGGTCTGGGCAATTTTATATCTTTGCGCGACATGTACGGTTTTATCAAAAAAATACTCTTCGGCTTCCCCCTGAGCGCATACACTACGGTGTGATGCACGGGCTGAAAGTCGTGAATGCGCTGCCTTTCGGCAAAAATGTGCTCGATGGCATCTGCCGTCCGAAAAATAACGGCCTGGAACGCAAGCTCTGGGGCCTCACTTTCGCCAATCCCGTGGGCCTCGCCGCCGGTTTCGATAAAGACGCCAGGTTCATCGACGAACTGGCCCATCTCGGGTTCGGTTTCGTGGAAATCGGCACCGTAACACCCCTGCCC
Above is a genomic segment from Chitinophaga pollutisoli containing:
- a CDS encoding RNA polymerase sigma-70 factor, with the protein product MLDLAAFERLFREHHSHCLAFAVHYTGDPWEAEEVVQLVFSQLWEKREQIRISGSERSYLFTSIRNMAISQWRKQQVRTEKETSFGRMQEDSVQLSVQARELEGRLEQALGKLPERCREVFVLSRKEQLKYAEIATVMNISVKTVENQMGKALKILHEELRDYLHLFF